A window of Liolophura sinensis isolate JHLJ2023 chromosome 4, CUHK_Ljap_v2, whole genome shotgun sequence genomic DNA:
ttttgaaaattttacaaatacatttgtatcTACAGGGTATTTAGAGCACATCTGTATCCGAGTTTTTGTTCGGTCGAAACGTTTTGTAAGCTTAAAAGTTTTACTGAATATTTTGAGGAATTGGGAGAAGGGGGATGGGGTTCAGTTTAAACTGTATAAGCTAAACTCTAATACACACAAAACAGGATGTAATGGAATTACTTTTCAACTATGTTATTTGTTACAGAAATTGATGCGCATTCACATGCTGGGAGAACTCACGTGAGATTTGTGTGTGCTTTGTCTCTGAGCAACTGAAACACTTCAGCAATCAACAAATTGATCACTCAGTTAGTCATAAAGCATTCAATCAAACGATCACTGAATTGTCCATAAGTTCAACATTTAAATCAGTCAAGCTGAAACTCGTTCCTCAGTCTAGTAACCTTCTAATCAATTGCTTCGGAAATCAATTACGTCATCCCTACTTTTCACTCGctatgtgttcatttatttatttgtttgtttgattggtgtttcaccccGTACTGAAGAaggtttcacttatacgacagccgccagcattacgGTAGTTGGAAACGGTAGTTGGAAACCCGGctccgggaaacccacgaccatccacaggttactggagGACCATCCCACGTGCGAACAGAGGGAGACGAAACCAGCACGAGCttgacttgaattcacagagaCCGCTTTGgcgaaaggctcctgggtcattgtggcCAGCTATGTCAATTACATTACGTTACACTAAATCAACCATTTGTCAGGTAAGCGATTATTTAATCAGCCAGTTAGGCAGTCAGTGGACAGCGTGGTAACGGTATAAATGTACTGATCTTGCAGGAAGGGCTCGTGCTCGATGCTGGGTGCGTGGGGGAAGAGTGTCCCCACCCCCAGGTCTCTCCTACAGCTGAGGGCCCTCGACTGGAGTTATGACGGTGGGTGATGGTTATGCATCGATGAGTTTGAACAAGTTGTACTGTAATGTAGCAGAAAGTTGCACTGTGATATAgctgaaagtttatttatttatttgattggtgttttacgccgtactcaacaatatttcacttatacgacggcggccagcattatggtgcgtggaaaccgggcagagccctggggaaacccacggccatccgcaggttgctcacagaccttcccacgtacggcaggagaggaatccagcatgagctggacttgaactcacagcggccgcattggttaGATAGCTGAAAGTTGTACTGTAATGTAATGAAACCAAACTTCATTATCATGTAACCGAAATTCATGTTGTCATATAACGAAAAGTTGTAATGTAACCGAAAGTCGTGCCATCATATACCCAACACAAATTTGTTAATTGTAGTCTAAAAGTTCAagagaatgtattctgttattgtaacacaatactgtgtcatattcaacataacatcctgttagtctaatgcaatctaatgttgaattaatagaatatgtgtcgTATTTTTAGACAATAATCAAATACATTCTGGCTTCTCTCAGACCAaagactttctgctaaatttaacagattattttttagaAAAGGTGTATTGCAATGTCACCATGAGTTTATTGTGATGCAACCGAAAGTTGTATTGTCATATAACCGCAATTGTATTGAAATGTATCCGATAGTTGTATTGAAATGTAACCGAAAGTTGTACTGTCATACAACCGAAATTGTATTGAAATGTAACCGAAAGTTGTATTGAAATGTAACCGAAAGTTGTACTGTCATACAACCGAAATTGTATTGAAATGTAACCGAAAGTTGTATTGAAATGTAACTGAAAGTTGTATTGAAATGTAACCGAAAGTTGTATTGAAATGTAACCGAAAGTTGTACTGTCATACAACCGAAATTGTATTGAAATGTAACCGAAAGTTGTATTGAAATGTAACCGAAAGTTGTATTGAAATGTAACTGAAAGTTGTATTGAAATGTAACCGGAGATTGTATTGTAATGCTACCAAAGGTTACATTGTGATGTATCGAACGTAATTAGTATATTACTCACATAAATGTATCgaaatgtgatttaaaaacGCTCCTCTTCAGGTTGAACTTAAAACTTGCTTTTGTGTAATTTGAGTAGTTACTTTCAGAATAGATCTGAAGTGAttgtaaatcaaacaaaaactcAGTTTAAGGAAAATGATAGCACAGGCTAATTCAATCATAGAATTCGTAGAAATAATCTTAAAAGCAGGCAGATAAAAGTTCAGATAAACATAAACTAACACTTTCAATGAacaaaggggcctccgtggctcagttggttggactcaggagtctttcaccaatgcggtcgctgtgcgttcaagtccagctcatgctagcttcctctccggccataagtgggaaggtctctcagcaacctatggatggtcgtgggtttcccccgggctctgccaggtttcctcccaccataatgctggctaccgtcgtataagtgaaatattgttgagtccggcgtaaaacaccaatcaaatgaataaataaatcaatgaacaaAGGGGTCTGAGGTACTTAGCACGCCAGAcacaggagtctttcaccaaagcggtcgctctgagttgaAGCCCAGCTCAGACCGGTTTCTTCACCTACCGTTTTCTGAGAAGATTTGCCATCAGtatgccccgggctctgctcggtttcctttcacaataacgctggccgccgccgtgtaagtgaaatattcttcagtagagcataaaacaccaatcaactgaataaacaaacaataaacaaaaactatatAAACTGCTTAAAACTCATAATTGTACATGCACGTGGGTTcagtagtaataataatgaagtcacaGCATGACCACATAACTGttaaaggtttcacaagctttccaTCCACAAGCTGGGATTATTATTAAGTGACTAAccaatttattaaatttatttaatttttatttatcaaatttatttatttaattttatttatcaaatttatttatttaattttatttatcaaatttatttatttttttaatttttatttatcaaatttatttatttaattttacttatcaaatttatttatttatttaatttttataaataaaatgatttgatAATGATCTCGACTTCATTGTTAAAAACCATATAGCATGATAACTTTTAACAATAACGTAATATTTCATGTATCAAAAGAGTCAATAAATTCGCCATTTGATAATGTGAATGTACATGCTTGGCGTTGACAGGGCCATTCAAGGATCACCCTCAGGTCACTGTCTATCACCCGACCGACTCTAAGGATGGCAACGCCTTTGCAAACTTTGGGTGGGCAGCCTGGATTGGGTCAATTACTGGTAAGCATTCAGTTTAGCACTTTTACTGGTTCCAAAATAAATGGAATCTTAAGATTTAGCTTTGGTCAACGGTTGTTTTCCTCAGCGTTCGTTAGACTTCATGGTTTTCACGTAAATGTTCATTAAACGTCACGTCAACACAGAATTGTGAacaattctagaccagtgacatctaataaattgtaaatatcatCCCTGCATATTGCTAGCTTAACCATGCTTAAGCCTATATAGGGTTTGTAAAGCATCGATACAGACGAGAACCTCAAACTCAACTGGACTTATCCAGATTGCTCTTTCTGGTCGCAAGCGCACGAGCATGTGAAGTTACGACGCGATTCACCTGCTGTTGTACTCCTGTTGTTACGTGTGTGTCGGTAAATTCTCCAAGTCGCACGGCCATGAGCGGCTGAAACCAACTGCGTTGAGTTAAACTGCGTCGTGTGTTAAACTCTTGTGTATACTACTAAACAGAAGTTTTTTACTACTTATGCAATTGCATGgagagttagaataaacccaGACTGAGgtaactgacaagagaccgtttcaccggttatgtgtgaccaaaCACTTGTCAAGGAGCACACTCACTTCTGTCGCTGCTCTGTCTTTAATTTCCATACTTTGAAGTCCTCTGCATGCAGGCCTATACGATTATGTAAATATTACTATGGTGCTTCTTGCTATTatttcaggggcctccgtggctcagttggttagcgcgctagcgcagcgtaatgactcaggagcttctcaccaatgtggtcgctgtgagttcaagtccagttcatgctggattcctctccggccgtacgtgggaaggtcttgcctTGTcttgcaggtggtcgtgggtttacccccggGCTACGCCCAGttccctccaaccataatgctggccgccgtcctgtAAGTGTAATATCACGAATAAGTGAGAGAGGCCCTCACATATGTAATAGTGGCATATCGAATAAGTGAGAGAGGCCCTCACATATGTAATAGTGGCATATCGAATAAGTGAGAGAGGCCCTCACATATGTAATAGTGGCATATCGAATAAGTGAGAGAAGCCCTCACATATGTAATAGTGGCATATCGAATAAGTGAGAGAGGCCCTCACATATGTAATAGTGGCATATCGAATAAGTGAGAGAGGCCCTCACATATGTAATAGTGGCATATCGAATAAGTGAGAGAGGCCCTCACATATGTAATAGTGGCATATCGAATAAGTGAGAGAGGCCCTCACATATGTAATAGTGGCATATCGACGTGAACATGTAGTTGAAATTAATAATACTCAATTATAAGTAAAAACGAGAATGAATGATTCGGAATTAGCGCTACATTGCTGGTATTTCAGCCATGATTGTTCAACACCGTAATAACCAAGCAGGGACTTTTCACAATTCCTTCTCCCCTATTGTTCATGGTGCTTTGGTGGCAGTAAGCGGTCGTTGGTGCTGATCCTTCTCCCTTATTGTTCATGGTGCTTTGGTGGCAGTAAGCGTTCGTCGGTGCTGATCCTTCTACCCTATTGTTCATGATGCTTTGGTGACAAGAAGCGGTCTTCGGTGCTGATTTGTATATTCTTATTTGTTATGTTTGCTGGAGATCTCTTGTCAACTTCGCCAATATGACTTATCACATGCGATATATGAAGTTTGCCGGAGATCTCTTGTCAACTTCGCCAATATGACTTATCACACGCGAGAGAGTtccagtgacttgccaaaggtcggtggtttactccaggcactacTGGTTTCCTTCACGCACAAAACTGGCCGTTGCTGTAGCAGTGAAAAACGAATAGGTTATGAACTTGTTAGAAGTTTGCTTTATAACAAGTGTTGCGTATATCGCCTTCGTCTTGTTCAGGTATGAGCTCATCACAAATGGCTATTTCTGAGATTGGGGTTTCTTATGCTGATGAGACGTTTGGAAAAGAATCCAGATTCGGGACTCCCTTCACggtaactttttattttttacaggtTTGCTCCCAGTGTTGTTTTTTCGTCGCTTGATGCTCGacgtagatttatttatttattaattttaatattacGCCATacctttactcaagaatatttcacctatacgacgtcagccagcattatagtgggaggaaaccgcgcagaaacccacgaccatccgcaggttactgacagaattttccacgtacgaccagagagaaagctgctctggttttacactgtatgaAGTAGTCTTTTACATGAATTTTCAGAAGAACGGAGGCTGGAACAATGTAATTAGTTGttcaaacaatatttttctcTCATCAATATGGCTGTTCTTTAGCATGTCAGTATGATGCTATTGCAGAACCATTATATTTTTGGATTTTGGTCTGGAGAATAGACATATGCACCAATATCTTAATAAAAAAGGGAATGACGAACACCCGGCATATACTGGCAACCTGCTGAAAGTTGTGAGTTGTAGTGTTTGGTGTCAATATATCATGACCGCAATAGACAAACACAGCTCTTTCCactaaaacaaaatgacaatatggCGTGTATACAAAATGTAGTTCTTGTGTTCCAGTATTTGCTGCGGGACATTCTGCAATTTGACAACTCCCTGAACGACTCCGTCAACAGGATATCAAAAGCTCACAGGACCTGTGACCTCCTGTTGGGCGTAGGAGATGGAAAGGTAAGGGTTGGGGCGTGGCATCAAAGCTGAGAGCGTGGCATCTATAACGTTGACCAATATGTTCCGTTTGCCAAATCTAACTCCTTaatcgatatacatgtacatcttacgTTAGAAAATCTCTAAGTCTGCATTTGGTAAGACGTGTGTTGGTTTCGGCAAGAACTTTTCGTTTTCCTCCACTCTTATATCTCGTGGGTGTCTTCTATGTGACAATTACAGcgtaaaaatgaaatcattaatGGGATAATACGGAAAACTACGATCGCTATAAAGCCCCGTTTgcatatgtgatttattttatcCAGTCGTCGAATGGAAATAGAATGGGCTCCATTTCGTACGATTTGTAGCATTTGACtaaaatcaatttttatttcagaatttgTTGCTTTTGTTGAACTTTTTAACGAACATTTGATTCGACCAACCTCTTTAAAACTGACAGTTTTATTCCGCGTTCCCTTGGCGCTAAGTCTAAATTGaggcttcgggaccggtagatccaggatcaatccttgatcgagtcatacctaagactttaaaagaggaagttgttacttcctcgcttggtattcagtatgaaggggatagtgcaacgactggttgacccgtatctggattatggctcgggcgggggggggggggggggggcttacttgccttcggtaagtcatctcagtgaagcagcactagataaaagagcggtggaaatccgtcctgctacaaggaggcacattacacgtacatgcaccctaaggattccttcgtcgtcatatgactgaaaaattgttgagtacgacgttaaaccccaagcactcactcactctaaattGACGAGTAGTGTCGGTGTGCTGTTACTGTGTGGAGCAGCGTGTCTAGTGTCTGTAGCATGGccttccagtgaggcagcattatggaTATACCTACCTACCATTGCCACCCACCAGCTAAAACAGACACCGTCGTGTAAAAAACCGAAACATAATGAATTGAAATAATGACTGAAAgagacgttaaacccaagcaaaCTAGCAAACTGACAATAAAACAGTATTTACCTGCTAGATCATAAGCCCACTTTCACAACACTGAAGCCAGATTTCTCGAAACCTTTCTTCCTAAATGACGTCACATGGGTATATAGACCCATAAGGCAACGTGATTAACGAGAAAACGCGGGgaaaactgatttacaaagttttcttACAGTGGATTTTTGTATGCAGTATGTGTATATTAAATTCAAGTTGATGTTATCCTTTCAGACGGCTGAATTCAGAGGCATCCAGTATTCTGCCTCTGTAGCTAACTTCTACGATGATACAAATCTGCAGCCTCTACAAGACTGGCATCCACGGATAGAGGATACAGTTTACTGGGGTAAGGCACTGAGAGATCGATTATTTTGGATTGCTTGATTGATTCATGTCATTACAAATGTCAGATTACCAGTAATTTAGGGGACCGGAATACAAGGCGGTCTGTAATCTGATCTAGAAAAAATAAGCACTGAACAAAATGAGGTTGGAGCCtatgtggccgaggtggttagcgttcCTGCGCGGCGTAGTGACCCAACATCTCTCCTCAATGTTGGcgctgtgcgttcaagtccaactcatgctggcttcctcttcagcagTACGGGGGAGGTCCGCCATCAACCGgcttatggtcgtgggttttttacgggttccccccccccccgcccccccaccaaaatgctggccgccgtcgtataagggaaacattcttaagtacagcgtaaaacaatgattaaatcaaatcaaaatgagGCTCTTCCCCTTTATTAAAGTACCGGGAAATAACTTCACACCAAATTAATTTGTTTCAGGAATGGATTGGATTTGCCCCGGTTACAATCAGGTATTGTCGGAGCAAATTAAGAAATATTACGGATCTATTACACCTGAAAATGTTATCCAGAATATAGTCTCAATAGTACAGACCGGAAACCTTCAGGTGGCTGTCTATGATCTCACTAATGGCGTGGCTTACCTGTCCAATGCTGCAGCAACGTACGAATCAGGACCAAAGTACGCGTATGAACGGTACGTGCATTATTCTCGTCCAAGTTTTTCTACCTCCATTTCTAAAGAGGTTTATCTTCCCAATCGAGAAGCTGTATtcaaattcagtaatttacactcacccattttttttcttggagtTTGTCTTGTTACATGATAAATAAAACCGTTCTTCAGAACCTGGGACCGATTTCTCATTTCTGatttaagccaaaatttaaaacgttcTCACAATGCATTGTTTTTGGTTATGtatgttgaaattttgacacatttgcctTAAGATAAGATTGAAGCGgtaataaaaaatttaatttacaaaaataagctctaaaatgatatttcaaaatttgacaattcaaaactggctttgtggaaacGGTCCTTGAACAATCCAGTATGCAAGGGAGATAAGCAGCGTGGCGACAAAGTAGTGCAGCGGTTCAATTATTGTATTTCTCttatgtgcttttgtttcttaTCATGTCTTCTCCTCAAGTATACAGGCACCTATGAGTGCGACACCATTCACTCACTTTAATCCTGTTCGATATTTAACATGCCGAGCGAATCTTGTTAAAAGAATAAACTAATCCGGATTCCCTCCCATGAACTCGGAGACGCCTCTACTATTTGGATtcgatttcataacatttcctgAACTGAGTTGTTATCCAGTATGACTTCTACATGAGATTCGAGATTCTTATACGAAATCAAAGTTCTCCAACAGCAGATTGTCAGTGAATCacatgatgaatatttattatgacgagggaggaaccagcagttgacacaaTTACGAAACGgttgagtgtcatatgggaATCCCAGTTAGCATACATGGCACagaaagtctcatgagactctTGGCTCAAATTATATATACCAAAGTCCAGTTgatatattctggtatatagtctctgttgtccacttttgatatctcagataagTTCCACTTGCACAagactggagctggattctcaggtttCGTAAGACTGAcagtcccagaattttgggactgagaAAGATtcccagatttttgacactgtattcccGCCTTCCTGGGACTGGTTCCCACCAAGTGTCATCTGTCTCCTAGTTCTTAAGctggatcacaaatcactaTTCCAGACACTTGGACTGTTTCCAAATTCACCGTACAAGGATTTTTccactcttaataaaatatctACTTGGGATGCTTACCACCAGCTCGATGATTACTTCTGGCAGATTCCAAGGCCATCTACAGAAGCTGAAAAATCAgcctatttatacatttccacATGGAATAGGCGGAGCAGTGAACCAAATTAGGAaactctgattggtcagaaggGCACAGATGACATGATGACATCATCACAATCGCAACCCAAAACTCTAAAATAATGGCTTTACGTTGAAGCCAAAATCTAAATGCCAATGcctgaaaagtccatatttttatccatgTTACTCAAAACATATAaccaatttccacacaagggtattaaatgGTAAATTCCTTTTCGAACTGTGGTGAGAAAATCCTGGTCCGATTTCTAAAAGCCTATAATTGCAGGTTCTATAGACACCCTAATTACTATAAgtgtacaaaaatggcggcaacgcAAACTTTTGATTCCGAAGTTGACCTGAggacaataaatgtcattttgctgtgtgaaacaagaacgaaaatagaaggttTTTCAGATGACAATGGCATAGAATTTCgtaatttttacattattatcaCTACATTGCAGAAAATTACTTACAATTATCTcaaatatgtaggaacgccgatacaacaacaacagcaaaatctCTCGTCCATTACTTTCTCATTTGCTTTTTACCCATTGAAGTTGCTTTGTAAAAATTGTATTCATATTTGTGCCTGTGCCACGGAAAGCTAACCTCATTCTACTGAACGTTTTTTATACTGACATTTTTCTGCTGGTGCAGATAATTAGTTTTTCACAATGCATTTCCTGTGTCACTATCACTCGGTCGATACTGTTTCCTGCTGATGCTTGTgtttacacaaaacaaaaattcgtAAAGTCGTAAATTTAATACTTTtataatattttctgcatttcaGACAATTCGTTCGTCTGGACATGAAGGCTCTCTTCAATGAACCGCGACCTTGATCTCGCTTGACCTTGCTCTATTTGCCTTAGGTGATCTTCATCACAAGTCAAATGACCCTGGCCTTCCTCTGATGACGAGCCACTTAACGGAATATTTAATTTAGCTAAAATgaccaaaatgtttttcagtttaaaaactCGAATAAAACTTATGATTCGCTCAATATACACTTGTTAGGAAGTTTGCGTattgctgattttatttataggCCTGTTTACTGGTAAAACGAATGGTGTCGTTAAAAGAAAAATCACATGATGATAACGTATGTTTACACAGGAACCGATAAGCTAATTCTTCGTGTAGACTACAGAATGACAGACTGTCTTGAGTCAAAATGGACATTTGTATTAATATGCAGGCCTGTGGGGAGCAGTGCTGGGGCAATCAATCGACTATTTCACTCCTTCATTGCTGTACAGGCATAACTGTGAATTATGGCAAGTAacacttaaatgtacatgtaatcattttcAGTAACATTACATAATGTATACTGACAATGCTGGAAAGGCAAACTGATGGCCAATATATCATTAAACATGACTAACTTGTTGCTTTTGaagtgtaatatttaataaatatccTCATGTCTGAAGCAAGCAAGTGCATTCGAGATACGTGATAATGTTTTAAGCCTAACAGACATGCAGTGACGAGcccaagggacataactctaaAGTAGGTTTGATGCTAGCGAAGTTGTCTCCCTAAACTGCTTCTTACGATTTGCTTTCAAGAaatttaggtatttatttatttatttatttgattggtgttttacgacgtactcaaaaatatttcacttatacgacgggggccaacattatggtgggaggaaaccgggccaagcccgggggaacccacgaccatccacagatccTTTGAGAAATGTATGCAAACATAATATATGGCAATGAGATAATTTCACGACAAGTTCACATGTTCATGTCTTCACATAGAGATTTTCTCTGTGATTTTCACACAGTGCCGTGACTTCATGCTCATACTTTCACACAGTAGCGCGACTCACACGTTCATATCTACACACATCACTCTAccttacatgtatcacattttcACCCAGTACTCAGTATACACGTGTCAAGCCTCCACACAGTATTCGACCTTACATGTCTCACATTTTCACACAGTTCTCTGCCTTGCACGTATCATATTTTCACACAGTACTCTACCTTGCATGTATCACATTTGCACCCAGTACTCAGTATACACGTATCACATTTTCACATAGTACTCTACCTTGCATGTATCACATTTTCACCCAGTACTCAGTATACACGTATCACATTTTCACACAGTACTCTACCTTGCATGTATCACATTTGCACCCAGTACTCAGTATACACGTATCACATTTTCACACAGTACTCTACCTTGCATGTATCACATTTGCACCCAGTACTAAGTATACACGTATCACATTTTCACACTGTACTCTACCTTGCATGTATTACATTTGCACCCAGTACTCAGTATACACGTATCACATTTTCACACAGTACTCTACCTTGCATGTATCACATTTGCACCCAGTACTCAGTATACACGTATCATATTTTCACAGAGTACTCGAccttacatgtatcacattttcACAGAGTACTCTGCCTTGCACGTATCACATTTTCACACAGTACTCTGCCGTACACGTATCCCATTTTCACACAGTACTCTACCTTGCATGTATCACATTTTCACACAGTACTCTACCTTGCATGTATCAcatttttacacagtactctgcCTTACACGTATCACATTTTCACACAGTACTCTGCCGTACACGTATCACATTTTCACACAGTACCCTACCTTGCATGTATCACATTTTCACACAGTACTCTGCCGTACACCTACCATATTTTC
This region includes:
- the LOC135464339 gene encoding protein dcd1A-like, which translates into the protein MQTKTVVKMKFANVKCLILSVFIAHVSGSHCVPNPDHARPNVNPIDTQAPVFVDSTTNGKLYRVGNGEDGFDIVHVWGSPYEMGFAHGKLQKNATLKMADAVWEYMEDQIIEAVNGTVTFIPNWFLKDVSNYGLDFALDLEILATERFTGKYFAEELKGLADASGADYKKLMRIHMLGELTKGSCSMLGAWGKSVPTPRSLLQLRALDWSYDGPFKDHPQVTVYHPTDSKDGNAFANFGWAAWIGSITGMSSSQMAISEIGVSYADETFGKESRFGTPFTYLLRDILQFDNSLNDSVNRISKAHRTCDLLLGVGDGKTAEFRGIQYSASVANFYDDTNLQPLQDWHPRIEDTVYWGMDWICPGYNQVLSEQIKKYYGSITPENVIQNIVSIVQTGNLQVAVYDLTNGVAYLSNAAATYESGPKYAYERQFVRLDMKALFNEPRP